One window from the genome of Myxococcales bacterium encodes:
- a CDS encoding metal-dependent hydrolase, with amino-acid sequence MDNVTHALIGAGLGQAGLKRVSGLGMAALIIGANIPDLDAGCSMYGLESLAMRRGLSHGPIALLLLPAVLTAGLVAFDRWQQRRGTRPADRATVRPRWLFLLALIGTLSHPLFDWMNTYGIRLLEPFSSRWFYGDSLFIVDPWIWLMLGLGIWRSRKRERAAHARWRTPALLGCAAVALYTVVNMGITARAERAAADLLAVDAVRDAGPLLVVASPVPFKFWERRIAWRGAVRFGFGHSSLFGATQLDAGSAPLGLDHPGLAELRQRSADARAFMFWARMPVVTERDGAAYLGD; translated from the coding sequence ATGGACAATGTAACCCATGCGCTCATCGGTGCCGGCCTCGGCCAGGCAGGGCTCAAGCGCGTAAGCGGCCTCGGCATGGCGGCGCTAATCATTGGCGCCAATATTCCAGACCTCGACGCGGGCTGTTCAATGTATGGCCTTGAGAGCCTCGCCATGCGCCGGGGCTTGTCGCACGGCCCCATCGCGCTGCTGCTTTTGCCGGCGGTATTAACCGCCGGGCTGGTTGCCTTTGACCGCTGGCAGCAGCGGCGCGGCACGCGTCCGGCAGATCGCGCGACGGTGCGGCCCCGGTGGCTATTTTTGCTCGCGCTCATCGGCACGCTGAGCCACCCGCTGTTTGATTGGATGAATACGTACGGCATTCGGCTGCTCGAGCCTTTCTCGAGCAGGTGGTTTTATGGCGATAGCCTGTTTATTGTCGATCCGTGGATCTGGCTGATGCTGGGGCTGGGCATCTGGCGATCTCGCAAGCGCGAGCGCGCGGCGCACGCGAGGTGGCGAACGCCTGCGTTACTCGGTTGTGCGGCGGTGGCGCTCTACACCGTGGTGAACATGGGTATTACCGCGCGCGCCGAGCGAGCGGCCGCCGACTTGTTAGCGGTCGATGCGGTGCGCGATGCCGGGCCTTTGCTCGTGGTCGCAAGCCCAGTGCCATTTAAATTCTGGGAGCGACGCATTGCCTGGCGCGGCGCGGTGCGCTTTGGATTTGGCCACAGCTCGCTTTTTGGCGCAACGCAGCTCGATGCAGGCAGCGCGCCGCTTGGCCTTGATCACCCTGGGCTTGCCGAGCTTCGGCAACGCAGTGCGGACGCGCGCGCGTTTATGTTTTGGGCGCGTATGCCCGTGGTCACCGAGCGAGACGGCGCCGCGTACCTCGGTGATTAG
- a CDS encoding trypsin-like serine protease: protein MTTPLTSRLAIALGASLIGSTLVSCLADRNPDDAGSDIGKVIGGVAIDSSLMPTVVAIKVSDIPDDEFATAAYCTGVLISQRHVLTNAHCFLPVNNADSHAKVIARTRVFFDTENNREAPDVEVAAGDVTMHDEFALPASNQIGHADLAIVTLATPVPDRTASPISFAAADAPIGGDYVLAGYGMYNSLGDSGILHQLFDHSISCERTTQSDEVFLCIDRADRTGAASGDSGSAVFVEKDGVLTVVGTHTYTTIGGGANPQYGLAQRASNAYYQEFIETLGDEVACATNSICNEACGASDADCKAEEPGDGEPTEVPCTWCEPAAENSDASTGGCQASKGSPAPAWTVVLLAAYWARRRRLLGDAR, encoded by the coding sequence ATGACCACTCCCCTGACTAGCCGGCTTGCCATCGCACTCGGCGCCTCCCTCATCGGCAGCACGCTCGTTTCGTGTCTTGCAGACCGCAATCCTGACGACGCCGGGTCCGACATCGGCAAGGTAATTGGAGGGGTCGCGATCGACTCATCGCTGATGCCCACGGTCGTTGCGATCAAGGTAAGCGACATCCCCGATGACGAATTTGCGACCGCGGCCTATTGCACCGGCGTGCTCATCTCGCAGCGCCATGTCCTAACCAATGCGCATTGCTTTTTGCCGGTTAACAACGCCGACAGCCACGCCAAGGTGATCGCGCGCACCCGCGTTTTCTTTGATACGGAAAACAACCGCGAAGCCCCAGACGTCGAGGTTGCCGCCGGCGATGTAACGATGCACGACGAATTTGCTTTGCCCGCTAGCAACCAGATTGGACACGCCGATCTGGCCATCGTTACGCTGGCGACGCCCGTGCCTGATCGCACGGCTTCGCCGATTTCCTTTGCAGCCGCCGACGCCCCCATCGGCGGCGACTACGTGTTGGCAGGCTATGGCATGTACAATTCGTTGGGCGACTCGGGTATTTTGCATCAGCTGTTTGATCACAGCATCTCATGTGAGCGCACCACGCAGTCTGACGAGGTGTTTCTTTGCATCGACCGTGCCGACCGCACCGGCGCAGCCAGCGGCGACAGCGGCAGCGCCGTCTTCGTCGAAAAGGACGGCGTCTTGACCGTCGTTGGCACGCATACCTATACGACCATTGGCGGCGGCGCGAATCCTCAATACGGGCTGGCGCAACGCGCGTCCAATGCCTACTATCAAGAGTTTATTGAAACGCTTGGTGACGAGGTCGCGTGCGCTACCAATTCGATCTGTAACGAGGCCTGTGGCGCAAGCGATGCCGATTGCAAAGCCGAGGAGCCTGGCGACGGCGAGCCAACGGAGGTGCCGTGTACCTGGTGTGAACCAGCCGCAGAAAATAGTGATGCAAGTACCGGTGGGTGCCAGGCGAGCAAAGGGTCGCCGGCGCCAGCATGGACCGTCGTGCTGCTGGCCGCTTACTGGGCACGCCGGCGCCGGCTTCTTGGCGATGCGCGCTAG
- a CDS encoding DUF4112 domain-containing protein: MPRAKPHTPSYVQHPQLATAKRLVGWLDTAHLDAVIGLVIPGAGDIIGSVVGLYLVRTAVVMKTSPAVIARMLLNLALDTVIGLVPFFGDVADLAFRSHKRNLALLERSVGRGGKASPSDWLWVVGAALLFVAAAAAVTWTLIAFWRWVF; this comes from the coding sequence ATGCCTCGCGCCAAACCACATACGCCTAGTTACGTCCAGCACCCGCAGCTCGCCACCGCGAAGAGGTTGGTGGGATGGCTCGACACGGCACATCTCGACGCGGTGATTGGGCTGGTGATTCCGGGCGCGGGCGACATTATTGGTAGCGTCGTCGGACTCTACCTTGTGCGCACGGCGGTGGTGATGAAAACGTCGCCGGCCGTCATCGCGCGCATGCTGCTCAATCTCGCGCTCGATACCGTCATCGGGCTGGTGCCGTTCTTTGGCGACGTGGCCGACCTTGCGTTTCGTTCGCATAAGCGCAACCTGGCCTTGCTCGAACGCAGCGTCGGTCGCGGCGGCAAGGCCTCGCCCTCCGACTGGCTATGGGTGGTGGGCGCCGCGCTGTTGTTTGTCGCCGCCGCCGCGGCCGTAACGTGGACCCTCATCGCATTCTGGCGTTGGGTCTTCTAG
- a CDS encoding DUF1688 family protein has translation MSDLDILSSPATIRERCGNVFAAIERGQSAWFAYDAGAMAAAADMVVAVARERFGDGPIAPHSRWQHFEVGGKPRLASLWPQGLTAGRADDLAALARARGLVDLVITSVLLDAGAGPAWCYVEPDGLRSARSEGLAVASLHWFAAGGFSSVASERLRADATGLDALDVHAFRAAFQVSDQNPIVGEDRFGLLVRLGQQMIHAPKWFGGEAGAAGESIRIGGLIDWALAHAARGDDGKPTLAAADVLGWVLGALGPIWPSRTVLQGESLGDVWPHARAGGQGVTAGLVPFHKLSQWLSYSLLAPLAVAGITVTGIDQLTGLPEYRNGGFLVDIGVLRPTARIAAEQPFAPSHECIVEWRAATVTLLDRLLPLVRERLGKTAAQFTLPMMLEAGTWECGRRLAGKLRAGLPPIELISDGTVF, from the coding sequence ATGAGCGATCTAGACATACTTTCATCGCCGGCGACGATTCGCGAGCGCTGCGGCAACGTGTTCGCCGCGATCGAACGCGGGCAGTCGGCGTGGTTTGCCTATGACGCCGGCGCGATGGCGGCGGCCGCCGATATGGTGGTAGCTGTCGCGCGCGAGCGCTTTGGCGACGGGCCGATTGCGCCGCATAGCCGATGGCAGCATTTTGAAGTTGGCGGCAAGCCGCGCCTTGCTTCGTTGTGGCCGCAAGGGCTGACGGCGGGCCGCGCCGACGACCTCGCGGCCTTGGCGCGCGCGCGCGGTTTGGTCGATCTGGTTATTACCAGCGTGCTGCTCGATGCCGGTGCAGGCCCAGCCTGGTGCTATGTCGAACCCGATGGGCTGCGCTCGGCGCGTTCCGAGGGCTTGGCGGTGGCGAGCCTGCACTGGTTTGCCGCGGGCGGCTTTTCGTCTGTCGCGAGCGAGCGGCTGCGCGCCGACGCCACCGGGCTGGACGCGCTCGACGTGCATGCGTTTCGCGCCGCGTTTCAGGTAAGCGATCAAAATCCCATCGTCGGCGAAGATCGCTTCGGGCTGCTCGTCCGCCTCGGGCAACAAATGATCCACGCGCCGAAATGGTTTGGCGGCGAAGCGGGCGCGGCTGGTGAATCCATTCGCATTGGCGGTCTCATCGATTGGGCGTTGGCGCATGCAGCGCGCGGTGACGACGGCAAGCCAACTCTTGCCGCGGCCGACGTGCTTGGCTGGGTACTCGGCGCGCTTGGACCCATTTGGCCGAGCCGCACGGTGTTGCAAGGCGAATCGCTCGGCGATGTGTGGCCGCATGCGCGCGCCGGCGGCCAAGGCGTCACCGCTGGGCTCGTGCCGTTTCACAAGCTGTCGCAGTGGCTCAGCTATTCGCTGCTGGCGCCGCTGGCCGTGGCCGGCATCACCGTTACCGGCATAGACCAACTTACGGGTCTGCCCGAATATCGAAACGGAGGCTTTCTCGTCGATATCGGCGTCTTGCGGCCCACCGCGCGCATCGCCGCCGAGCAGCCCTTTGCGCCGTCGCACGAATGCATCGTCGAATGGCGCGCCGCCACGGTGACGCTGCTCGATCGCTTGCTGCCGCTGGTGCGCGAGCGTCTCGGCAAGACCGCCGCGCAGTTCACGCTGCCAATGATGCTCGAGGCCGGCACCTGGGAATGTGGCCGTCGCCTCGCGGGCAAGCTGCGCGCCGGCCTGCCGCCGATCGAACTCATCAGCGACGGCACAGTCTTCTAG
- a CDS encoding GTP cyclohydrolase II, protein MTKKPLKSIKLTSHPGGHGPVPVPIVWGAPTAKERGPVIASVTAPEHRNVIGTHSGSYAIYRALAVAAGSLDPLYKPDLTNTAPTDSIGPFPQWQNPDTIVSIDPWGAVVAKEFTEFYDQGYDIRPTIAVTKAHIDMPEIRDAMAKGRLKIDGKILRAEGDVTVTKAAFEPVWHLPGIAKRFGCTEAELRRTLFEQTGGMFPELVTRGDLDVFLPPIGGQTLYVFGDISKLSDPNVPLTARVHDECNGSDVFGSDICTCRPYLVHAIEECITAAQTGGVGLIIYFRKEGRALGEVTKFLVYNARKRQEGGDRADQYFARTECVAGVQDMRFQELMPDVLHWLGVKKIHRLVSMSNMKHDALVRNGIEVGERVAIPDDMIPADARVEMDAKMAAGYFTESNLPTSEELAKAKGRGLDK, encoded by the coding sequence ATGACTAAAAAACCTCTCAAAAGCATCAAGCTCACCTCGCACCCCGGCGGCCACGGCCCCGTGCCGGTGCCCATCGTGTGGGGCGCCCCGACCGCCAAGGAGCGCGGCCCGGTCATAGCGTCGGTGACCGCGCCTGAGCATCGCAACGTGATTGGTACGCACTCGGGCTCATACGCCATCTATCGCGCGCTCGCGGTGGCGGCAGGATCGCTCGATCCGTTGTACAAGCCCGATCTCACCAATACGGCGCCTACCGATTCGATCGGCCCGTTTCCGCAATGGCAAAACCCCGACACCATTGTGTCGATCGATCCGTGGGGTGCGGTGGTCGCCAAAGAATTCACCGAATTCTATGATCAGGGCTACGACATTCGGCCGACCATTGCGGTGACCAAGGCGCACATCGACATGCCGGAGATTCGCGACGCCATGGCGAAGGGCCGCCTGAAGATCGACGGCAAGATCTTGCGCGCCGAGGGCGACGTTACGGTGACTAAGGCCGCGTTTGAGCCGGTGTGGCACTTGCCCGGCATTGCGAAGCGCTTTGGCTGTACCGAGGCTGAGCTGCGGCGCACGCTATTTGAACAAACCGGCGGCATGTTTCCCGAGCTGGTGACGCGCGGCGACCTAGATGTGTTCTTGCCGCCCATCGGCGGGCAAACGCTGTATGTCTTTGGCGATATCAGCAAGCTTTCGGATCCAAACGTGCCGCTCACCGCACGCGTGCACGATGAATGCAATGGCTCGGACGTCTTCGGCAGCGACATCTGCACCTGTCGTCCCTACTTGGTGCACGCAATTGAGGAGTGCATCACGGCGGCCCAAACTGGCGGCGTCGGACTCATTATCTATTTTCGCAAGGAAGGCCGCGCGCTAGGCGAGGTCACCAAGTTTTTGGTCTACAACGCGCGCAAGCGGCAAGAGGGCGGCGACCGCGCCGACCAATACTTTGCCCGCACCGAGTGCGTCGCCGGCGTGCAAGACATGCGCTTCCAAGAGCTCATGCCCGACGTGCTACATTGGCTTGGCGTCAAGAAGATCCACCGCCTGGTGTCGATGAGCAACATGAAGCACGATGCCTTGGTGCGCAATGGCATCGAGGTCGGCGAGCGCGTCGCGATTCCCGACGACATGATTCCAGCCGATGCGCGGGTCGAGATGGACGCCAAGATGGCCGCCGGCTATTTCACCGAGAGCAACCTGCCAACCAGCGAAGAACTCGCTAAGGCCAAGGGCCGCGGCCTCGATAAATAA
- the mmsA gene encoding CoA-acylating methylmalonate-semialdehyde dehydrogenase, which translates to MTPRKPTQPIVSNNYIGGEFRAPQTGAFAPVHSPYDGELVGQVAMSDARDVAAAVAAAHAAAPKWAATPIKERSLVLFRMRELMLVNLDALAHVAARESGKTVGEAQAEVLKGIEVLEFALSMQNLDAGGAMEVSRGVICTTRRAPLGVVAGIVPFNFPVMVPMWMYPIAIAAGNAFILKPSDRVPTASTLIAQLWSDAGLPAGIFSVVHGDGAVVNAIIDHPHVEAVAFVGSTPVAKLVYQRTTALGKRALALGGAKNHIILAPDADPAIAAAGIADSFTGCAGQRCMAASLLVAVGPCESIIDAIVERAASIHLGEQMGAIITPASLTRLQAAIAEAQEHGALLRLDGRSAPLPAEFAGGNWLGPTIIDGVTPASRAATEELFGPVLSIVRVPTLEAALALEGQNAYGNATSVFTQSGAVAQKVAEASTSGMIGVNIGVPVPREPFSFGGTKQSRFGHGDITGQAGIEFWTTVKKITTKWTLQPDSSWMS; encoded by the coding sequence ATGACGCCCCGGAAGCCTACGCAGCCCATCGTATCCAATAACTATATTGGCGGCGAATTTCGCGCGCCGCAGACCGGTGCATTTGCGCCCGTGCATTCGCCGTATGATGGCGAGCTGGTCGGGCAGGTCGCGATGTCGGACGCGCGCGATGTCGCGGCGGCGGTCGCGGCCGCGCATGCCGCGGCGCCGAAGTGGGCGGCGACGCCGATCAAAGAGCGTTCGCTCGTGCTGTTTCGCATGCGCGAGCTGATGCTCGTGAACCTCGATGCGCTGGCGCATGTCGCGGCGCGGGAGTCGGGCAAGACAGTCGGCGAGGCGCAGGCCGAGGTGCTCAAGGGCATCGAGGTGCTTGAGTTCGCGCTGTCGATGCAAAATCTCGACGCCGGCGGCGCGATGGAGGTCTCGCGCGGCGTCATCTGCACCACGCGGCGCGCACCGCTCGGCGTGGTCGCTGGCATCGTGCCGTTTAACTTTCCGGTGATGGTGCCGATGTGGATGTATCCCATCGCCATCGCCGCTGGCAATGCGTTTATCTTGAAGCCATCCGATCGTGTGCCAACGGCGAGCACGCTCATCGCGCAGCTATGGAGCGACGCTGGCCTGCCTGCGGGTATCTTCTCGGTCGTTCACGGCGATGGCGCGGTAGTAAACGCGATCATCGATCACCCACACGTCGAGGCGGTCGCCTTTGTCGGCTCAACCCCGGTTGCCAAGCTCGTCTATCAGCGCACCACCGCGCTCGGCAAACGCGCACTGGCACTCGGCGGCGCGAAGAACCACATCATCTTGGCGCCTGATGCTGATCCAGCGATTGCCGCGGCCGGCATCGCCGATAGCTTTACCGGTTGCGCCGGCCAGCGCTGCATGGCGGCGTCGCTGCTCGTGGCAGTCGGGCCGTGTGAGTCGATCATCGACGCCATCGTCGAGCGCGCCGCGTCGATTCACCTCGGCGAGCAAATGGGCGCGATCATCACGCCCGCGTCGCTGACCCGTCTACAGGCGGCCATCGCCGAGGCACAGGAACACGGCGCGCTCTTGCGGCTCGACGGCCGCAGCGCGCCACTGCCCGCCGAATTCGCCGGTGGTAATTGGCTCGGACCAACGATTATAGACGGCGTCACGCCGGCCTCGCGCGCGGCGACCGAAGAGTTGTTTGGCCCGGTGCTCAGCATCGTGCGCGTGCCCACGCTCGAGGCGGCGCTCGCGCTCGAAGGCCAAAACGCCTACGGCAACGCCACCAGCGTGTTTACCCAGTCCGGCGCGGTGGCGCAAAAAGTCGCCGAGGCCAGCACTAGCGGCATGATCGGCGTCAACATCGGCGTGCCGGTGCCGCGCGAGCCGTTTTCGTTTGGCGGTACCAAGCAAAGCCGCTTTGGCCACGGTGATATCACCGGCCAGGCCGGCATCGAGTTTTGGACAACGGTTAAAAAAATAACCACTAAATGGACCCTGCAACCTGATTCCTCGTGGATGTCATGA
- the upp gene encoding uracil phosphoribosyltransferase yields MASDVHVIKHPLVQHKLTLLRDKETSTSKFRQLLREVSLLLGYEVTRDYPVTMTTIETPMTTMQSPVLDGKKIVLIPILRAGNGLLDGMLEIMPSARVGHVGLYRDPKTLVAVEYYLKFPKEMADRDVIVLDPMLATGHSAVAAVERIKETKPKSIKFVCLLTCPEGIATFHEAHPDVPLYTAAIDERLNEKGYILPGLGDAGDRVYGTK; encoded by the coding sequence ATGGCCAGCGACGTCCACGTCATCAAACACCCGCTCGTGCAACACAAGCTCACGCTCTTGCGCGACAAGGAGACCAGCACCAGCAAATTTCGCCAATTGTTGCGCGAGGTCAGCCTGTTGCTCGGCTACGAGGTCACGCGCGACTATCCGGTGACCATGACAACCATCGAAACCCCGATGACCACCATGCAGTCGCCGGTCCTCGACGGCAAGAAAATCGTGCTCATCCCAATTTTACGCGCCGGCAACGGCCTGCTCGACGGCATGCTCGAAATTATGCCGTCGGCGCGGGTGGGCCACGTCGGGCTCTACCGCGATCCCAAGACGCTCGTCGCCGTCGAGTACTATCTCAAGTTTCCCAAGGAGATGGCCGACCGCGACGTCATCGTCCTTGACCCCATGCTCGCCACCGGCCACAGCGCCGTGGCCGCGGTCGAGCGCATCAAGGAAACCAAGCCCAAGTCGATCAAGTTTGTCTGCCTGCTCACCTGCCCCGAGGGCATCGCGACCTTTCACGAGGCGCACCCCGACGTGCCGCTCTACACCGCCGCCATCGACGAGCGCCTCAACGAAAAGGGCTACATCCTGCCTGGCCTCGGCGACGCCGGCGACCGCGTTTACGGCACGAAGTAG
- a CDS encoding cupin domain-containing protein, translated as MSQRPRFIVRAADVPEEEGAYPPPFDGEKLSLGRNLGKAAHTVAMGLWQERIPPGRRTSFTHAHSHEEELVYVLAGTCTVRLVYPDGRSEEWPMQGGDVASFRAGTGIAHCFRNDGAPGGEDCVLLCVGERKREVDRAWYPDDPAYDEHRRTHEPDRSWRPTIK; from the coding sequence ATGAGCCAGCGCCCGCGATTCATTGTCCGTGCGGCCGACGTGCCTGAAGAGGAAGGTGCGTATCCTCCACCGTTTGATGGCGAAAAACTGTCGCTCGGTCGCAACCTCGGCAAGGCGGCGCACACGGTTGCGATGGGCCTGTGGCAAGAGCGGATTCCGCCAGGTCGGCGCACCAGCTTTACGCATGCGCATTCGCACGAGGAAGAGCTCGTTTATGTGCTCGCCGGCACCTGCACGGTGCGCCTGGTTTATCCTGACGGCCGCAGCGAGGAGTGGCCGATGCAGGGCGGCGACGTCGCGAGCTTTCGCGCTGGCACCGGGATTGCGCATTGTTTTCGCAATGATGGCGCACCCGGCGGCGAAGACTGCGTGCTGCTTTGTGTCGGCGAGCGCAAGCGCGAGGTCGACCGCGCCTGGTATCCCGACGATCCGGCGTATGACGAGCACCGGCGCACGCATGAACCCGACCGCTCGTGGCGGCCTACGATCAAATAG
- the asd gene encoding aspartate-semialdehyde dehydrogenase gives MATKLRVGILGATGMVGQRFVALLAEHPWFEVTLVAASPSSAGKTYAQAVAGRWAMSTPVPSATAGLVVTDAADVARNAAACDFVFCAVDMDKAATAKLEEDYARAETPLVSNNSAHRGTPDVPMMIPEINADHTDVIAAQRQRLGTKRGFIAVKPNCSLQSYVPAIHPLLAYEPRKLAVCTYQAISGAGKTFESWPEMVDNVIPFIKGEEEKSELEPMKIWGKVQGGRIVNATTPVISAQCLRVPVSDGHMAALFVEFAKPVTREQILAAWEGYAGPPQQLALPSAPTPFLRYFEDDSRPQTRLDRDNGAGQAISLGRLRPDKLFGWRFVALSHNTVRGAAGGAVLTAELLKAKGLLPAK, from the coding sequence ATGGCGACAAAACTTCGAGTGGGCATTCTCGGCGCGACGGGCATGGTTGGGCAGCGCTTTGTCGCCTTACTCGCCGAACACCCGTGGTTTGAGGTGACGTTGGTGGCTGCGAGCCCAAGCTCGGCGGGCAAGACGTACGCGCAAGCGGTGGCGGGCCGGTGGGCGATGAGCACCCCGGTGCCGTCGGCGACGGCTGGCCTCGTCGTCACCGATGCCGCCGACGTCGCGCGCAATGCCGCGGCGTGTGACTTCGTGTTTTGCGCGGTCGATATGGACAAGGCAGCCACCGCCAAGCTCGAAGAAGATTACGCGCGCGCCGAGACGCCGCTGGTGTCCAATAACTCGGCGCATCGAGGCACGCCGGATGTGCCGATGATGATTCCGGAGATTAATGCCGATCACACCGACGTCATCGCGGCGCAGCGCCAGCGCCTTGGCACGAAGCGTGGCTTTATCGCGGTCAAGCCTAATTGCTCGCTGCAAAGCTATGTGCCGGCCATTCATCCACTGCTGGCGTACGAACCGCGCAAGCTTGCGGTTTGCACGTATCAGGCCATTTCTGGCGCCGGCAAGACGTTTGAGAGCTGGCCCGAGATGGTCGATAACGTCATTCCGTTTATCAAAGGCGAAGAAGAAAAGTCCGAGCTCGAGCCGATGAAAATTTGGGGCAAGGTGCAAGGCGGGCGCATCGTCAACGCGACGACGCCGGTGATTTCCGCGCAATGCCTGCGGGTGCCGGTGTCGGATGGCCATATGGCCGCGTTGTTTGTCGAGTTTGCCAAGCCGGTGACGCGCGAACAAATTCTCGCCGCGTGGGAGGGCTATGCGGGGCCGCCGCAGCAGCTAGCGCTGCCGAGCGCGCCGACGCCATTTTTGCGCTACTTCGAAGACGACTCGCGGCCGCAAACGCGCCTAGATCGCGACAACGGCGCCGGTCAAGCCATTTCGCTTGGTCGCCTGCGTCCCGATAAACTGTTTGGCTGGCGCTTCGTCGCGCTGTCACACAACACCGTGCGCGGCGCCGCCGGCGGTGCCGTCCTTACCGCCGAATTGCTCAAGGCCAAGGGCCTGCTGCCCGCAAAGTAA
- a CDS encoding TSUP family transporter: MELELALLCAAALLAGFVDAIGGGGGLVTLPALLWAGVPPHLALGTNKGQSVFGSGMALWRYYRAGQFAATPWRSLLVPFAIAAPCAAGGAALALYVDPSELRPVLLAMLVGAGLVILRLRHAGSKRADANELTVEGEAVVRTAPWRLDVVLPAVAGVYDGFFGPGTGTFLLLAYVALANASFLQASASAKVVNFATNLAAVAWFAAHGHVAWRMALPMAAAQMVGSYLGVAWAVRGGSARVRHVVLVVMLLLVARLIYMLF; encoded by the coding sequence ATGGAGCTAGAGCTGGCCCTGTTATGCGCGGCCGCGCTGCTCGCCGGTTTTGTCGATGCCATTGGCGGCGGCGGCGGCTTGGTGACCTTGCCCGCGTTGTTATGGGCGGGCGTGCCGCCGCATCTCGCGCTGGGCACCAACAAGGGCCAAAGCGTCTTTGGTTCGGGGATGGCGCTGTGGCGCTACTATCGCGCCGGGCAATTTGCGGCGACGCCGTGGCGATCGCTGCTCGTGCCCTTTGCCATCGCGGCGCCCTGTGCGGCCGGCGGCGCGGCGTTGGCGCTGTATGTCGATCCAAGCGAATTGAGGCCCGTGCTGCTCGCGATGTTGGTGGGCGCTGGCCTTGTGATCTTGCGCCTGCGCCATGCAGGCAGCAAGCGCGCCGACGCCAACGAGCTTACTGTCGAAGGAGAGGCTGTCGTCCGCACCGCCCCATGGCGACTCGACGTCGTGCTGCCGGCGGTGGCCGGGGTTTATGATGGGTTTTTTGGTCCCGGCACCGGTACGTTTCTCTTGCTGGCTTACGTCGCGCTTGCCAATGCCAGCTTTTTGCAGGCCTCGGCGTCGGCCAAGGTCGTAAACTTCGCGACCAATCTCGCGGCCGTGGCGTGGTTTGCGGCGCACGGGCACGTCGCGTGGCGCATGGCGCTACCGATGGCCGCCGCACAAATGGTCGGTTCGTATCTCGGCGTCGCATGGGCGGTGCGCGGTGGCAGCGCGCGCGTGCGCCACGTCGTACTCGTCGTCATGCTGCTGCTGGTCGCGCGGCTCATCTACATGTTGTTCTAG
- the nth gene encoding endonuclease III codes for MQRKATRIAAILDELIGEPAIPLVHRNPFELVVAVALSAQCTDERVNQVTPALFAAAPNANALAAMSADEVLPLIARLGLARTKAKNLVAMARLLVAEHGGEVPRDMALLEALPGVGHKTASVVMSQAFGEPAFPVDTHIHRLAARWGLSSGTNVVRTEADLKALFPREQWIKLHLQIIYFGRRYCPARGHQAGACPICAWAATA; via the coding sequence TTGCAGCGCAAGGCCACCCGCATCGCGGCCATCCTCGACGAGTTAATCGGCGAGCCCGCTATTCCGCTGGTGCACCGCAATCCATTCGAGCTCGTGGTCGCCGTCGCGCTGTCTGCACAATGCACCGACGAACGGGTCAACCAGGTAACGCCGGCGCTGTTCGCCGCGGCGCCAAATGCAAATGCCTTGGCCGCGATGTCCGCCGACGAGGTGTTGCCCCTCATCGCGCGCCTTGGGCTCGCGCGCACCAAGGCCAAGAATTTGGTCGCCATGGCGCGCTTGTTGGTCGCCGAGCACGGCGGCGAGGTGCCTCGCGATATGGCGTTGCTTGAGGCGTTGCCCGGCGTCGGCCACAAGACCGCTAGCGTGGTGATGTCGCAAGCCTTCGGCGAACCGGCGTTTCCCGTGGACACTCACATTCATCGCCTCGCGGCGCGTTGGGGCCTCTCGTCCGGCACTAACGTCGTACGGACCGAAGCCGATCTGAAGGCACTGTTTCCACGCGAACAATGGATCAAGCTGCACTTGCAAATCATCTACTTCGGTCGGCGCTACTGTCCGGCACGCGGACATCAAGCCGGGGCGTGCCCGATCTGCGCCTGGGCGGCGACCGCTTAG
- a CDS encoding YbaN family protein, giving the protein MEAPAQPPTDAPPLLRLVSARQRWLYQAVGIIFVVIGAIGALLPVMPTTPFLLISLWAFDRSSPRLHAWLWYHRWFGPGLRRWHRERTIAPWVKVFAIASMLTSTAYATWGLRPHLG; this is encoded by the coding sequence ATGGAAGCGCCCGCGCAGCCGCCGACCGATGCGCCGCCGCTATTGCGGCTCGTCAGCGCGCGGCAGCGTTGGCTCTATCAGGCCGTTGGCATCATCTTCGTGGTCATTGGCGCCATCGGCGCGCTGTTGCCGGTGATGCCGACCACGCCATTTTTGCTCATCTCGTTGTGGGCCTTTGATCGCAGCTCGCCGCGCCTGCATGCGTGGCTTTGGTATCATCGTTGGTTTGGGCCAGGGCTGCGGCGCTGGCATCGCGAGCGCACCATCGCGCCGTGGGTGAAGGTCTTTGCCATTGCTTCGATGCTGACGAGCACGGCGTATGCGACGTGGGGGCTGCGGCCTCACCTCGGCTAA